Proteins encoded in a region of the Oryctolagus cuniculus chromosome 10, mOryCun1.1, whole genome shotgun sequence genome:
- the TMEM43 gene encoding transmembrane protein 43 — MAANYSSTAPRREHTKTSTAAQPGFLERLSETSGGMFVGLVTFLLSFYLIFTNEGRALKTATTLAEGLSLVVTPESIHTVAPENEGRLVHIIGALRTSKLLSDPNYGVHLPAVKLRRHVEMYQWVETEESREYTEDGQVKKETRYSYNTEWRSEIISSKNFDREIGHKNPSAMAVESFTATAPFVQIGRFFLSAGLIDKVNNFKPLSLAKLEDPHVDIIRRGDFFYHSENPKYPEVGDLRVSFSYAGLSSDDPDLGPAHVVTVIARQRGDQLVPYSTKSGDSLLLLHHGDFSAEEVFRREQKSNSLKTWGLRAAGWMAMFMGLNLMTRILYTLVDWFPVFRDLVNIGLKAFAFCVATSLTLLTVAAGWLFYRPLWALFISSLALVPLIIARTRVPAKKLE; from the exons ATGGCGGCGAAT TATTCCAGCACGGCTCCCAGAAGAGAGCATACCAAAACCAGCACCGCCGCACAGCCGGGCTTCCTGGAGCGGCTGAGCGAGACCTCCGGGGGGATGTTCGTGGGGCTCGTGACCTTCCTGCTCTCCTTCTACTTAATTTTCACCAACGAG GGCCGCGCACTGAAGACGGCGACCACGCTGGCTGAGGGGCTTTCGCTCGTGGTGACCCCCGAGAGCATCCACACGGTGGCCCCGGAGAACGAAGGGAGGCTGGTGCACATCATCGGAGCCCTGCGGACGTCCAAG CTGTTGTCTGACCCAAACTATGGGGTGCACCTGCCAGCCGTGAAGCTGCGGAGGCACGTGGAGATGTACCAGTGGGTGGAGACTGAAGAATCCAG GGAGTACACGGAGGACGGGCAGGTGAAGAAGGAGACGAGGTATTCCTACA ACACTGAATGGAGGTCGGAAATCATCAGCAGCAAGAACTTCGACCGAGAAATTGGCCACAAGAACCCCAG TGCCATGGCGGTGGAGTCATTCACAGCAACAGCCCCCTTTGTCCAAATCGGCAGGTTTTTCCTCTCGGCAG GCCTCATCGACAAGGTCAACAACTTCAAGCCGCTGAGCCTGGCCAAGCTGGAGGACCCCCACGTGGACATCATCCGCCGGGGAGACTTCTTCTACCACAGCGAAAACCCCAAGTACCCAGAG GTTGGAGACCTGCGCGTCAGCTTTTCCTATGCAGGACTGAGCAGCGATGACCCTGACCTGGGCCCCGCTCATGTG GTCACTGTGATTGCTCGGCAGAGGGGTGACCAGCTGGTCCCCTACTCCACCAAGTCTGGGGATTCTCTGCTGCTCCTGCACCACGGGGACTTCTCGGCAGAG GAGGTGTTTCGTAGAGAACAGAAGAGCAACTCCTTGAAGACATGGGGCCTCCGGGCCGCCGGCTGGATGGCCATGTTCATGGGCCTCAACCTCATGACGCGGATCCTCTACACCCTGG TGGACTGGTTTCCTGTCTTCCGAGACCTGGTCAACATTGGCCTGAAAGCCTTTGCCTTCTGCGTGGCCACGTCACTCACTCTGCTCACCGTGGCCGCCGGCTGGCTCTTCTACCGGCCCCTGTGGGCCCTCTTCATCAGCTCCCTGGCCCTGGTGCCCCTCATCATAGCCCGGACGCGGGTGCCTGCCAAGAAGCTAGAGTGA
- the XPC gene encoding DNA repair protein complementing XP-C cells isoform X2 yields the protein MEYETYIRRAMKRFHKEVHENTHKVHLLCLLANGFYRNSVCSQPDLHAIGLSIIPTRFTKVPPGDVDVSYLSNLVKWFIGMFTVNAELSASEQDNLQTTLERRFAIYSARDDKELVHIFLLILRALQLLTRLVLSLQPVPLKLSMAKGSRSSKKRPTEDPGGSSETSSQIAENHPKPKTSKAAKGEETFLKGTGRPGARGGRRSKAAAGSRQRAESSSSEEEGARKGKQKQEIPRRARGRQRRVASRVSYKEESGSDGADSSSDFEPSSGDDDSEPGPPRQRKTPAPQRTKAGSKCGPRTPSGGRSKHAGIPEASSSSAGGKGSKKLSRDSEEHERGGAAGVDQWLEVFCEQEAKWVCVDCVHGVVGQPLTCYRFATKPLSYVVGFDNEGWVRDVTQRYDPAWMTATRKCRVDAEWWAQTLRPYQSPFVERQKKEDSEFQAKHLDQPLPTSIGTYKNHPLYALKRHLLKYEAIYPETAAILGYCRGEAVYSRDCVHTLHSRDTWLKQARVVRLGEVPYKMVKGFSNRARKARLAEPQLHDQNDLGLFGHWQTEEYQPPVAVDGKVPRNEFGNVYLFLPSMMPIGCVQLNLPNLQRVARKLDIDCVQAVTGFDFHGGYCHPVTEGYVVCEEFKDVLLAAWENEQALIEKKEKEKKEKRALGNWKLLAKGLLIRERLRLRYGAKSEAGAPRSDARGGLSSDEEEGTSSQAEAARILAASWPQNRAAEEEQKPQCTKKSKRGKKAEASHLFPFEKL from the exons ATGGAGTACGAGACATATATCCGGAGGGCGATGAAACGTTTTCACAAGGAAGTTCACGAGAACACACACAAG GTTCACCTTCTGTGCCTGCTGGCAAACGGCTTCTACCGCAACAGCGTCTGCAgccagccagatctgcatgccatTGGCCTTTCCATCATCCCTACTCGCTTTACCAAAGTGCCTCCTGGAGACGTGGACGTGAGCTACCTCTCAAACCTGGTGAAGTG GTTCATCGGAATGTTCACAGTTAACGCAGAGCTTTCAGCCAGTGAGCAAGACAACCTGCAGACTACGCTGGAAAGGAGATTCGCCATCTACTCTGCGCGAGACGACAAGGAGCTGGTCCAT ATATTTTTACTGATTCTCCGGGCCCTGCAGCTGCTGACACGACTGGTGCTGTCTCTCCAGCCAGTTCCTCTGAAGCTGTCAATGGCAAAG GGAAGCAGATCTTCCAAGAAGAGACCCACAGAGGATCCTGGGGGCTCCTCAGAAACTTCCAGCCAGATTGCAGAAAACCATCCCAAACCAAAGACGAGCAAAGCAGCCAAAGGAGAGGAGACCTTTCTGAAGGGCACTGGCAGGCCGGGTGCccggggggggaggaggagcaaggccgctgcaggcagcaggcagcgcGCCGAGTCCTCCTCCAGCGAGGAAGAAGGCGCCCGCAaggggaagcagaagcaggaaatTCCAAGACGGGCGCGCGGCCGGCAGCGGCGGGTGGCCTCCAGGGTGTCCTACAAAGAGGAGAGTGGGAGCGACGGGGCTGACAGTAGCTCTGACTTTGAACCCTCCAGTGGGGATGACGATTCCGAGCCTGGACCCCCAAGGCAGAGGAAGACCCCAGCTCCTCAGAGGACAAAGGCCGGGTCCAAGTGTGGCCCCAGGACCCCAAGTGGCGGCCGCAGCaagcatgcaggcatcccagaagCGTCCTCAAGCTCTGCAGGTGGGAAGGGCAGCAAGAAGTTGTCGCGGGACAGTGAGGAGCATGAGCGAGGGGGAGCAGCTGGCGTGGACCAGTGGCTGGAGGTGTTCTGTGAGCAGGAGGCCAAGTGGGTGTGTGTGGACTGTGTGCACGGGGTGGTGGGCCAGCCTCTGACCTGCTACAGGTTCGCCACCAAGCCCCTGAGCTACGTTGTGGGCTTCGACAACGAGGGCTGGGTGCGGGACGTCACCCAGAGGTATGACCCGGCCTGGATGACGGCAACCCGCAAGTGCCGGGTTGATGCCGAGTGGTGGGCCCAGACCTTGCGACCGTACCAGAGCCCGTTTgtggaaaggcagaagaaagaagacTCGGAG TTTCAGGCAAAGCACCTGGATCAGCCCTTGCCCACCTCCATTGGCACGTACAAGAACCACCCTCTGTATGCCCTGAAGCGGCACCTCCTCAAGTACGAGGCCATCTACCCTGAGACAGCTGCCATCCTCGGCTACTGTCGCGGCGAGGCCGTCTACTCCAG GGATTGTGTGCATACTCTGCATTCCAGGGACACGTGGCTGAAGCAGGCGCGAGTGGTGAGGCTTGGAGAAGTGCCCTACAAG ATGGTGAAAGGCTTTTCCAACCGTGCCCGGAAAGCCCGGCTCGCCGAGCCCCAGCTGCACGACCAAAACGACCTGGGCCTGTTTGGCCACTGGCAGACAGAGGAGTATCAGCCTCCGGTGGCCGTGGACGGGAAG GTGCCCCGGAACGAGTTCGGGAACGTGTACCTCTTCCTGCCCAGCATGATGCCCATCGGCTGTGTCCAGCTGAACCTGCCCAATCTACAGCGCGTGGCCCGGAAGCTGGACATTGACTGTGTCCAGGCCGTCACTGGCTTTGACTTCCATGGAGGCTACTGTCATCCCGT CACTGAAGGGTATGTGGTATGTGAGGAGTTCAAGGACGTGCTCCTGGCTGCCTGGGAGAATGAGCAGGCACTCAttgagaagaaggaaaaggag AAAAAGGAGAAGCGGGCTCTCGGGAACTGGAAGCTGCTGGCCAAAGGACTGCTCATCAGGGAGAGGCTGAGGCTTCGCTATGGGGCCAAG AGCGAGGCGGGAGCCCCCCGCTCAGATGCCAGAGGTGGCCTTTCTTCTGATGAAGAGGAGGGGACCAGCTCTCAAGCAGAAGCGGCCAGGAtcctggctgcctcctggcctcAGAACCGAGCAGCTGAAGAAGAGCAGAAGCCCCAGTGCACCAAGAAGAGCAAGAGGGGAAAGAAGGCAGAGGCTTCCCACCTGTTTCCATTTGAGAAGCTGTGA